The DNA sequence cttATACTCGGGTGGATCAATTAAAAAACCATCAGTTCATTCACAGTGGAATTAaaccattcagctgtgatcagtgtgggaagacttttactAAGAAGAGGAGGCTGACAACACatcaactcattcacagtggagtAAAACCTTTCAGatgtgatcagtgtgggaagactttTGCTGAGAAGAGGAGTCTAACCACACATCAGCTTATTCACAGTGGAGTAAAACctttcagctgtgatcagtgtgggaagactttTGCTGAGAAGAGGAGTCTAACCACACATCAGCTTATTCACAGTGGAGTAAAACctttcagctgtgatcagtgtgggaagacttttactTGGGTGTATCAATTAAAAAACCATCAGTTCATTCACAGTGGAATTAAACCATTCAGttgtgatcagtgtgggaagacaTTTGCTGAGAAGAGGAGTCTAACAACACatcaactcattcacagtggagtAAAACctttcagctgtgatcagtgtggaAAGACTTTTACTCAGGTGTCTCAATTAAAAAACCATCAGTTCATTCACGGCGGAGGTGAACCATTCAGTTGCGATGAATGTGTGAAAACCTTCACTCGAAATGGACTGTTATCAATCCATCAATGTCCCCACTCTGGTAGAAAACTGTACCACTGTGACTCCTGTGACAAAACTTTCAAGCACCAACAGAGCCTAAAATATCACCAACGTATCCACACTGGACATGATGTGTACATATGTGATCACTGTGGCAAATTATTTGTCCACTATACACAGTTAAAAGCTCATGAAGTGATCCACACTGGGATTAAACCGTACCACTGTGACCAGTGTGGGAAAGGCTTCAACTTCATTGCCAACCTCAAAACTCACCAAAGTGTCCACACTGGGGAGAGACCATACAGATGTGATGTGTGTAATAAGACTTTTACAACTTGGGGTTCCCTGAAACGACACCAAAAGATCCACACCAGGAAGAGAACACTGAATCAACGTCACAGTGAGGTATGTAAAGACTGGTGTCAGCAAAAGTGTACACACAATTCTGCATTGGATATTTTGGATCTTGCTGTGAAATTTCATGTCAGACTGTTTTGAACAACTGTGGTCAGTggaattatgttaacacatgatcAGCTGTCGTTCAGTCTAAACTGTACTCATTTTCACACAGAAATCTGGTCCAGGGTAATCCGTGGATGTAGGTAAGATTAGGAATTCTGATGTGatcaacatcaacacaaacttGTTCTCAACACATAAAGGTGAAAAGACATCACATCAGTGTTAAATATTCTGCTGGGATGTTGGATGTTTATCTAATATAAACCCAGCTTAACTGGTCGGTCTTGCTGGTGTCATGTCAGTCAGCCTCATATAAGTCTCTGTCACGTTGCTTCTTCACTAGCTAAGCTTCCacaatatgttttgttttgcaacaCAGAAGACTCTTGAAGGTCTGGTAAgaagcgccaccttgtggtgcAACCCAGATACTGCAGCTCGTCTACAATGGctgatgtgtgtttgattgAATTATATGATATCAACAGATACTAAATATTTCAATGACTCACCTTGACTCATGATCCAAAGTACTTTATCAGGACACCCTAAGTTTAAACTCCTGCAGCTCTTCTCTTTCGATACGAGTGTTAATCTTCCTGGAAGCTCAGACAACTGGATGTTAAATCACAACAGGTTAAAGTGTCTTCAGATGCCATTAGAGGTGTTCTCTATTTCAGGCAAGGCATCAGTTCTTCAATGCTGCAGGAAACCTTgactttctctgtgtttgtgtgtttgttttccaagCAGAGCAGCACAGATGGACAAAACTCTCAGACTTGTCAGCACTCTGCCAATGGTGAACAGTGCTGTTGTGACCAGTCTGGACCAACATCCAACCAACAAGGAACCCTACAATGACACCAGCAGATGCACACTGGACACAAACTGAACCTCTGCCAAGAAGATTTCTCCATGCCGGGTTCAGTGAAAGTTCATGAAGTCTCCCACAAACTTAAAGTCCTTGAGATCAGGCTCCACAGAATTCAGGTCTAATCTCTCGTTTGGTGTCTTCGTTAAGGTTGCACTCGATAAATCATCTATTTTTGATGAGGTTTCCTTAATTTCTACGACAAAGTGAAAATCAAGGATCAGCAAGTTTAGTGCCTATAAAGAATATTCAATCCCCTGAGagatttttccccattttttgcttttgagcAGTAAATCATGAGTGACCAAACAAGAAAcaagtgagggaggccaccatgACTCCTATGACTCATTTAAAGGAACAACAAAAGTTTTATTATCTGTGGCTGATATCCTTGTAACATTAACTACCTCACTGAATCCCTAGTGGCTTTAACTGAGTGTTTCACAGAATTTGGCTGAATATCCGGCTataaaatgaactttgacaAATCAGAAATGAGCTTGGATAAAGGAAGAAACATTGACCCAATGAATGTTAAACCTTTTCGCTGGGCTCCATCTGGATTAAATTATTTGGGGGTTAAGGTTACCCCTAAAATTAGTCAACTAcatgcagaaaatattcattcatGGCTTAATAAGGaatcttaaagaaacttttacaaGATGGGAGATCCTTCCTATTTCATTGTGTGGCAGAATCAACCTGATTAAGCTGATGTGTATATTATGGAAGGATATGATATCAGATgactaaatatttaatgactCATTTGGATCTTGAGCCAAAGTACTTTATTGGCGCATCCCTAATTTAAACTCCTGCAGCTCTTTTCTTTCTATATGAGTGTTAATCTTCCtggaagctcagacatccatccatccatcatctatacaccacttaatcctcactagggtcatggggggctggagtctatcccagctgactcaggtgaaggcaggggacaccctagacaggtcaccagtctgtcacagggctacatacagagacaaacaatcactctcacattcacacctacgggcaatttagaatgatcaattaacctcagcatatttttggactgtgggaggaagccggagtacccggagaaaacccacgcatgcacagggagaacatgcaaactccatgcagaaagatcccgggaaagccgggatgtgaaccagggatcttctagctgcaaggcgaaagtgctaaccactacgccactgtgcagcccggaaGCTCAGACAATTGAATGTTAAATCACAACAGGTTAAAGTGTCTTCAGATGTCATTAGAGATGTTCTCTATTTCATCCAGGGCATCAGTTCTTCAATGCTGCAGGAAACCTTgactttctctgtgtttgtgtgttttgttttccaagCAGAGCAGCACAGATGGACAAAACTCTCAGACTTGTCAGCACTCTGCCAATGGTGAACAGTGCTGTTGTGACCAGTCTGGACCAACATCCAACCAACAAGGAACCCTACAACGACACCAGCAGATGCACACTGGACACAAACTGAACCTCTGCCAAGAAGATTTCTCCATGCCGGGTTCAGTGAAAGTTCATGAAGTCTCCCACAAACTTAAAGTCCTTGAGATCAGGCTCCACAGAATTCAGGTCTAATCTCTCGTTTGGTGTCTTCGTTAAGGTTGCACTCGATAAATCATCTATTTTTGATGAGGTTTCCTTAATTTCTACGACAAAGTGAAAATCAAGGATCAGCAAGTTTAGTGCCTATAAAGAATATTCAATCCCCTGAGagatttttccccattttttgcttttgagcAGTAAATCATGAGTGACCAAACAAGAAAcaagtgagggaggccaccatgACTCCTATGACTCATTTAAAGGAACAACAAAAGTTTTATTATCTGTGGCTGATATCCTTGTAACATTAACTACCTCACTGAATCCCTAGTGGCTTTAACTGAGTGTTTCACAGAATTTGGCTGAATATCCGGCTataaaatgaactttgacaAATCAGAAATGAGCTTGGATAAAGGAAGAAACATTGACCCAATGAATGTTAAACCTTTTCGCTGGGCTCCATCTGGATTAAATTTAAGTACTCATGCTGGTACTAGTGTACACTGCTTGTGGGAATGCAACATAATCAATTAATTTTGGAGGACAGTATATGCAAGCacctgtgtttgtttatttatgtatttttttaaaatgggacagtttGTATTACTGtacatttccatgtaaatacGAGAGATTGTAACCATACAACTAATTTCCATCTCAAGTCCCATTGGCAGATGAAAGATAAGGAAATTGCAAATAGCATAAAACCATAACTGaccaaagacatgcaaaaaagaaaaacaagcgaTAATGTTTAGTGCacataacagacaaaaactgGGGGACCAAGGCAGCTACCAAGCagtaattaacatttacacatgattatattgcaaatatctctttgttgttattgCACTTATCCCTCTATCATTATTACACATTGCTATACTACACTTATCACTCTGTCACTATCACGTAAGATTCCACTACATATATTCCTCTGACACTATTACATATAATTGTATGGCACATTTCCCTTAATCACTATTGCACTCATCGCTGTCTACATTACACATAATCACACTATACATTTCCCTTCTaacactattgcacatatcccattATCACTATCACTCATGAACTTTAAACACTGTTATACATGAATATATTGCATGAAGCACACatctacacatttaaaacaaattacacagagTCCTCAAGAACAAGCCCCATCAACGGGCAAACAAATTTACACAGATCTGATTTTCCAATAGCAATGCTTTGAGATGTCTAGTAAATGAATTAAGATGTGGTTGTTCACGACTAACATTTGATATAGTATTCCAGGTTTGTGATGCACGAAAAGAGAAAATTGACTGCCCAAGGGCACTTTTCCTAACATGCACAACGCAATTACCTGTAGAGCCTGCTCTGGTTGatctgctggatttttttttttacatattcttGTAGTGGAGGGTGAGCTTGGCCATGAAAAATTTTGTAAAGCAAAACAGAATAagtattttacagtgttaatCCAGGTTTAATCGCTCGTATTTCTTAAGACTGCCATGCAAGTAGTGCTGTGTTTCCTGAAGCCATACTGGGAGGAGGTGAGGATCTTCAATTTATTAATGTAACCCTTAAGTCTATTGTAAACTATCCTTTCCAGTACCTTGGAGAGCGTAGGCAGTATGGAAATTAGCCTATAGTTGTAGATGTCATTTTTGTGCCCAGATTTATAAATGGGGAGAATTTTagcaattttagtcatttttggttCACTCCCAGTGATTAAGGATAGATGTATACAGTAAACAAGTGGTTCCAGGATAACATTCACAATAGCCTTTAGGATGTTGCTGCAGATTCCATCAGTACCAGCCGTACGTGAGCTGTTCATGTTCATGATAATTTTGTAGACCTCCTTTCCATCCGTAGGCCTCAGGAAGAATGAGCAGGGATAGTTTCCAAGTAGATATTGACTATAAGAAGTGCCTTGATGTTGGGGGATTTTACTAGCGAGGTTCTCACCAAGTGAAACAAATTGgtcattaaaatattttgttcattttagtaTGTCATTATTGTCTTTGCTGTTAGTGTCAGGAAGCACAGAGCCTTTGTGCTCCCACCCAAGAACTTCATTCAGTATCCGCCATGTTTTCTTGGAATCCCCCTGAGTTAATTGTAGACTTTCAATGTAGTGATCTCTTTTCCGCATTAAATGTGTGAATTTGTTCCTGAAATGGGAATATTTTTCCTTGTTTCTATTACTAGGATTTTTTAGATAATGTttgtaaagtttatttttttgattgattgattttaagatAACTCCCTAATTTCTCCACTTGCTGCATGATGTCCtgtcaattttttaaatatttgtccaGATTTCTTTTGCATTTCCTCTTGCATGATCTAttatagtaataaaaaaatttgCTTTTGCAAATGGGAGAAGTTTTCATGATGGcctcaattttttttcattcttgaaCGCACCCAAATGAAACAAGCAACGTCTGATTCTTAGTTCTTCTTGTCCAGTAAtgtagattctgaatcaatgacgtgatgagaaaaaagaatgaaagtttcaggtttttatctttaatagttcctgagatattgttgttcaaacagcctcaaatttgcATGATTGACAAAACCTGCAGACACTCGGTTTCCgtgtatttattaaatttattgaattattttaaacacagaaacgTCTCAatacatcagtgtgtttttattttagaaatattaatatttcattgtaCCGTAGATTTCAGGCCAGTCAACTTTGTTGATGTTGTGCAGTGATCGTTTCTGCGCATGTGCGACTCATTTCGAGCAAGAGACGTCGACTGCTGATGACGTACTGAATCCTCTCCGGTTGTACCGGAGCCGTTAGTTTCCTCTCCGGGAGCCGTTTCCTGTTGAACCTGGTGAAGAGTCGAACATGTGTCCGTCGACAGAAGCAGCTTAAAGTCTGTGAGGTTGAGTTTGAGCAGCAGCGACGTGGATTTGTGCAGGAAACAGGTGAAGACGGACTGCGAGCTGCTGCTGAGCCGCTTCCAGCAAACACAGTCCGTCCGCTTCGAGGTCTTCTCCGGCATCTGGAGGGACGTGAACTTCTCACACATCTTCTGGTAGGTTCACACTCACAACCtttctacattttcagacaCAGCTTCGTGAAATCTTTCCAAGCAATTGAcggtttggtgtttttctttgtgtgtgaacTGAGGTCAGTTCAATCAGAACTAAAGACTTTGAGCTCACAGACTGATCAGCTTCATTTCCATTAAAGCCTCTTTGAGATTTAatctaaaatgatcattttctcagtgaacTGAGGTGGTTCTCCTAAACTAAGGAGTGCAATTTATCTACTACATGTAGTTCTGCTACATTCTACTAATAAATGAATGCCCATAGTAATTGAAGAGATGAATAAAACATGTAGATGGATTTTTCCACCACATCTTCCTCTAATAATCCTGCAGGGAAATTAAAATGGACAAATTGTCTCATTCTTAAACAAGTTAACACTTAAATCAGTAGGTTTTTTGctcacatttaaatttgaggctgtttgaacaagaAAATCTGAGGAACTATTTAAGAtttaaagcctgaaattttcagatatttcttATCATGTCATTGAATCATAAACTTCAATTTGAGACAAGTGTATCAAATAATCTCGGATTCTGTATTTGTTCTGCTTGAATCAGATTATCTACGAATGTTTAACTTCATGTCCTACAACTTTTCAAAGTTGCTCAGCCACAGATGCAGTTCTGCAGCTCTTGTCCGGTCAGCGTTGATGGTCCATCTGTTGCGGTGCTCTTTGTTCTGTTCATTGTCAACAACCGTTCTATGGTCTGTCACAGTAAAATCTGTTTGTGATGGGTCATCTTGCGCCCCCGTTCTCGCAGACCCTGGGGGTATTTCCTTCCCTGAGGTTTTCATTACAATGATGGGTGGATCCAGGAACACTATCCAGCACTGGATCCTGCTTGTGTGGCTCACGAACCCACACTAGCCACGTTGGGGTCTATTCCCACCTGTCAGCAGTCTGTCCAGGCGTCATCTGGTTTTCCCTGATTGTCAGCTGCTCTTTGGCAGCAGTCACTGGATCGCTCCAAACTTCAAGGTTTGCTTCAAGGACTAGATGTTGCAATCCCTGGTGTTTGCACCACTTCTAATTCAGGAATTCTTGATGGCTGCTGTAAGGCTTTACCAGCAGGACACATCGTCAGTTATGTATCTCAGCATCATGGGGTGTTTCGACCAATTATCACAATACACCCTCTGCTGAGGCAGGCCCACCACGGTGTGATCAAGCCTGGGTGTGTTCATCTTAGCAGCCCAGGTGATGTCACTCCTCTTCAGCCGTAGCCAATGGCTCGTCCTCTTGGCGGTGTTGCCCAGCTCTTTGATGGCTTTTCTGTGAGCCCGTCCCCTGACTCCAACCTCCCGAAGGAGTTTGGCTGTTGTGTTGTCTACAAAGCCCCCGTTtccactgctggtactgcagttGGTAGAAGACAGATTAGAAAATGGATTATTCTGTTGGTATTTATCTGAGAGAATATTCAGTCAGGAACATTAATTCCACTTTTATTTGGTCCAAGAAAGAAAATAGATTTCCACGTCtccttcattatgggacagtaACAGACCTCAATGCTCTTGTTGAATATCAggtgtaaataaatgaagtttcAAGTTTCAGAGCTCTGATGTACAGCTGTCACATTAGAAATAAGTGGCTTTATTGAGGGTCACTGAGCAGTAAAATACATTCACTAACTTCCAGCAtgaacagttttctaccagcattcctgtcttgaatcagctgcagtagcaTCTTTATATtctctttattctctttttcATGCCTGTTTTCTGTCTATGGTCCTAATTTATCAGTTTAAGTTCATTTGTATCAGTTTGAGGTGAAATTGCATTGAGTTGAAATCTGTCGTCTGTGTTGGCTGATGACATCTAGGACACTTTGACACTTGCGTATAGAGTGGTATCCTAATTAAGATGTGTTTGATGTGACAGGTGAttggcaggaggaggagagtctGACGGAGGAGCAGAGGAACGTTGTCAGACTTTTTGTCTGAGCTCAACAACGGAGGAAACATGGATTCTTCACAAGAAGTGAGAAACATATCACTGTAATATTatcaataatttattatttacaatgtCTGAAGTTGCTCCAGTTGGTTAGATGCACTCTGGTGCTGATGGCTCTGGACAGTGTTTGGACTGTCAAGACAGGCATGTCTCTTCAGTGTGGAATGAAGACCGTGGACTTTCCCTATAGAGTGGATCACCGGGGTGGTAGTTCCCATCTTCAAAGAGGAGGATCAAAGGATGACCTTCACTTATTATGCTAACATACTGCTGGTTCTCcctaggattttttttgctggatgCTGGAATGGAGGCTTTAACCTATTCTTGCAGCCCTCAGATGCAAGAGGCCAAATCTGTCCTGGACTTGGAACAGTGGACCAGCTTTTTACGCTTGGGAGCTGCAGCGGAGGTTGTGACCATCCAGTTGACGTGTTTTGTGGACTTGGAGATGGTCTCGTTCCATGTTTTCCTGATATTTCTCTTTTCGGTCTACCCTGTGAGCATGGGGTAGCTGAGTCTTTGCTACAAGCCATCCAGTCTTTATggaaccaaagtgagagctgtgttgGTATCAGAACTAAATCAAACTCCTTTCTAGTGGGTGTTGAACTCTGCCAAAGTTTTCCTTCGTCTCCCATCATGTTTATGATATTCTTAGACAGAATCTGAATGCATCAATGTGGTGAagagggtgtctggtttggagtcacatctctgctttttgcagatgacatgGATTTGTTGGCTTCTTTAGAATGCAATGTCTCACATGCACTGGAGGTTGAGCAGCCGAGCATGAAGCAGCCAGGATGAAAGTTCCCACCTGTGAAcctgaggccatggttctcttcCCAGTACCAGTGGAATGTTCCCTCTGGATTGGGGTGAATTTTCTTTGAAAGTGAAGGAGATTAAGTCTCTCAAGGGCTTGTTCTTGAGTGatcaaaaaacaccacat is a window from the Amphiprion ocellaris isolate individual 3 ecotype Okinawa chromosome 20, ASM2253959v1, whole genome shotgun sequence genome containing:
- the LOC111585871 gene encoding gastrula zinc finger protein XlCGF26.1-like codes for the protein MDSSQEKLENSNRVTRRISEEDNCGSATTTNRDESLNCEQYGKTSISKRRIHQHIHTVEKPFRCDQCEKTFPVKSRLIRHQLIHSGVKPFSCDKCDKTFTYKRSLTTHQFIHSGVKPFSCDQCGKTFTKKRSLTTHQLIHSGVKPFSCDQCGKTFTYKSTLKTHQLIHSGVKPFSCDQCGKTFTKKRSLTTHQLIHSGVKPFSCDQCGKTFTYKSTLKTHQLIHSGVKPFSCDQCGKTYTRVDQLKNHQFIHSGIKPFSCDQCGKTFTKKRRLTTHQLIHSGVKPFRCDQCGKTFAEKRSLTTHQLIHSGVKPFSCDQCGKTFAEKRSLTTHQLIHSGVKPFSCDQCGKTFTWVYQLKNHQFIHSGIKPFSCDQCGKTFAEKRSLTTHQLIHSGVKPFSCDQCGKTFTQVSQLKNHQFIHGGGEPFSCDECVKTFTRNGLLSIHQCPHSGRKLYHCDSCDKTFKHQQSLKYHQRIHTGHDVYICDHCGKLFVHYTQLKAHEVIHTGIKPYHCDQCGKGFNFIANLKTHQSVHTGERPYRCDVCNKTFTTWGSLKRHQKIHTRKRTLNQRHSEQSSTDGQNSQTCQHSANGEQCCCDQSGPTSNQQGTLQ